A region of Clostridia bacterium DNA encodes the following proteins:
- a CDS encoding DNA replication initiation control protein YabA has protein sequence MKSSLTEALAQIEGRLAGLLAEVQELRSRIWGLEEENRNLRAQLYSGYHRPGPEQGVVSLRELYREGYHICPPYFARPLNYGMGCLLCLALLARLGREEGNEQAQT, from the coding sequence TTGAAGAGCAGCCTGACGGAGGCCTTGGCCCAGATTGAGGGCCGGCTGGCCGGCTTGTTGGCCGAGGTCCAGGAACTGCGTTCCCGCATTTGGGGTCTAGAAGAAGAGAACCGGAACCTGCGGGCCCAGCTCTACAGCGGCTACCACCGGCCCGGACCGGAGCAGGGGGTGGTTTCGCTGCGCGAGTTGTACCGCGAGGGCTACCATATTTGCCCGCCCTATTTTGCCCGTCCCCTAAACTACGGCATGGGCTGCCTCCTCTGTCTGGCCCTGCTGGCCCGCCTGGGGAGGGAGGAGGGAAATGAGCAGGCGCAGACCTAG